In Burkholderiales bacterium, one genomic interval encodes:
- a CDS encoding YeeE/YedE family protein, translating into MSTIAECMIAFVFGTAVGLLVQRSRFCNTAALRDAMMFSTYRNTKALLVAMMILTVGFTAFMTVGAGHPLDFDVGLNTFLGLFLFGLGMVLAGACTVSTWVKAAEGNVGAVWALLFTFIGMFLFSLLWSYNQWPPAPASMTGDPNPEALQAGFANARTLQEKTGIPAIVFGLIQFAVLAAIYRAIRRKEQAREKDEVSE; encoded by the coding sequence ATGTCCACCATCGCCGAGTGCATGATCGCTTTCGTTTTCGGCACCGCCGTGGGGCTGCTGGTGCAGCGCTCCCGCTTCTGCAATACCGCCGCCCTGCGCGATGCCATGATGTTTTCCACCTACCGCAACACCAAGGCCCTGCTGGTGGCGATGATGATCCTCACCGTGGGTTTCACCGCCTTCATGACGGTGGGCGCGGGCCACCCGCTGGATTTCGACGTGGGCCTCAACACCTTCCTCGGGCTTTTCCTCTTTGGTCTTGGCATGGTGCTGGCCGGTGCCTGCACCGTCTCCACCTGGGTGAAGGCGGCGGAAGGCAACGTGGGGGCGGTGTGGGCACTGCTTTTCACCTTCATCGGCATGTTTCTCTTTTCCCTGCTCTGGTCCTACAACCAGTGGCCGCCCGCCCCCGCCTCCATGACCGGCGACCCCAATCCGGAAGCACTGCAGGCGGGTTTCGCCAATGCCCGCACCCTGCAGGAGAAAACGGGTATTCCCGCCATCGTCTTCGGCCTCATCCAGTTTGCCGTGCTGGCCGCCATCTACCGGGCGATCCGGCGCAAGGAACAGGCGCGCGAGAAGGACGAAGTCAGCGAATGA
- a CDS encoding NAAT family transporter — MDWAGLLKTTLTLFAVVDPVGTIPFFLVATRSLSTAQARRAAAIAALTVWAVLAAAALLGEHALRFFEIRIESFSVAGGLLLLILSLSMLQAHTSPLRQTPDEAVEAEEREAVGAVPLGVPLLAGPGAITQVIVAAGAHPGSPLDQAALILPITLVSLAVWLCFQGAPYIAHRLGRTGIHIVTRLMGLIIAALSVEMIARGLARLFPGWVA, encoded by the coding sequence ATGGACTGGGCGGGGCTCCTCAAGACGACGCTGACCCTGTTCGCCGTCGTCGATCCGGTGGGCACCATCCCGTTTTTCCTTGTCGCCACCCGCAGTCTGTCCACGGCGCAGGCCCGGCGCGCCGCCGCCATTGCGGCGCTCACCGTGTGGGCGGTGCTGGCGGCAGCCGCCCTGTTGGGGGAGCATGCCCTGCGCTTTTTCGAAATCCGCATCGAATCGTTCTCCGTCGCCGGCGGGCTGCTCCTCCTCATCCTCTCCCTCTCCATGCTGCAGGCCCACACCAGCCCCCTGCGCCAGACACCGGACGAGGCAGTGGAGGCGGAGGAAAGGGAAGCGGTGGGCGCCGTCCCCCTCGGCGTGCCCCTGCTGGCCGGGCCCGGCGCCATCACCCAGGTGATCGTGGCCGCGGGGGCCCATCCGGGCTCGCCCCTGGATCAGGCCGCCCTCATTCTGCCCATCACCCTGGTGAGCCTTGCCGTCTGGCTTTGTTTCCAGGGAGCGCCCTACATTGCCCATCGCCTCGGACGCACCGGCATTCACATCGTCACCCGTCTGATGGGCCTCATCATCGCGGCACTGTCCGTGGAAATGATTGCCCGGGGGCTCGCGCGACTCTTTCCCGGCTGGGTGGCCTGA
- a CDS encoding class II aldolase/adducin family protein, whose amino-acid sequence MTDEASLRIQLVEASRQTVRVGLNRGTAGNLSVRCGPGFLITPSGLPADGLNPEQMVYLDMAGNWRGGLKPSSEWRIHRDLYAARPEVNAIVHAHPPHAVSLACLRLSIPPFHYMVAAAGGKDIRCARYATFGTAALSEAVLEALAGRRACLMANHGLIAVGATLSAALALAEEVEELCGQYWRARLLGEPVLLSDAEMDEVLERFKDYGQRDR is encoded by the coding sequence ATGACTGACGAGGCGAGCCTGCGTATTCAACTGGTTGAGGCGAGCCGGCAGACGGTGCGCGTGGGCCTCAATCGCGGCACCGCCGGCAATCTCAGCGTGCGCTGTGGCCCGGGCTTCCTCATCACCCCCAGCGGCCTGCCCGCCGATGGCTTGAACCCGGAGCAGATGGTGTATCTCGACATGGCGGGCAACTGGCGCGGCGGGCTCAAGCCGTCGAGCGAATGGCGCATCCACCGGGACCTCTACGCTGCCCGGCCGGAGGTGAATGCCATCGTCCATGCCCATCCCCCCCACGCCGTGAGTCTGGCCTGTTTGCGCCTGAGCATCCCGCCCTTCCACTACATGGTGGCGGCCGCTGGGGGTAAGGACATCCGCTGCGCCCGTTATGCCACCTTCGGCACCGCCGCCCTGTCCGAGGCGGTGCTGGAGGCACTGGCGGGGCGGCGCGCCTGTCTCATGGCCAATCACGGCCTGATCGCGGTGGGGGCTACCCTCTCCGCTGCGCTGGCGCTTGCCGAGGAGGTGGAGGAACTGTGCGGGCAGTACTGGCGCGCGCGCCTTTTGGGGGAGCCCGTGTTGCTGAGCGATGCGGAAATGGACGAGGTGCTGGAACGCTTCAAGGACTACGGCCAGCGCGACCGCTGA
- a CDS encoding sulfurtransferase TusA family protein: MGLFGSKKTEAATGGGKVTLPDGREITVGRQVDAIGDSCPRPQLMTRKAMKEAGAGEVVEVLVDNPTSVEALPPMCAELDCEHLATVNTGRAWHVYLRKR; this comes from the coding sequence ATGGGACTTTTCGGCAGCAAAAAGACGGAAGCCGCCACCGGTGGCGGCAAGGTCACCCTCCCCGACGGGCGTGAAATCACCGTCGGCCGCCAGGTGGACGCGATCGGCGATTCCTGCCCCCGGCCACAGCTCATGACCCGCAAAGCGATGAAGGAGGCCGGTGCCGGCGAAGTGGTGGAAGTGCTGGTGGACAACCCCACCTCGGTGGAGGCCCTGCCCCCCATGTGTGCCGAGCTCGATTGCGAGCACCTCGCCACGGTCAACACCGGCCGTGCCTGGCACGTCTACCTGAGGAAACGCTGA
- a CDS encoding YeeE/YedE family protein: MELFRKTLDPVFALAVIAVLDIFLFLTIGAWTVGGGETMMTGLIAQAFLGDELKRLPFWTLVFEPHWDYWKMYISLGMFFGAFIGAVASKEFYLRVPRRLSEWVMITLGGLLMGIGIRLAFVCNVSTFFGLTPEMNLGGYLAVSGIIAGAWVGSLIYKKMLEG, encoded by the coding sequence GTGGAGCTATTCAGGAAAACCCTCGATCCGGTGTTCGCCCTGGCGGTGATCGCCGTCCTCGACATCTTCCTTTTCCTCACCATCGGCGCCTGGACAGTGGGCGGCGGCGAAACCATGATGACGGGGCTCATCGCCCAGGCCTTTCTTGGCGACGAGCTCAAACGCCTGCCCTTCTGGACCCTGGTGTTCGAGCCCCACTGGGATTACTGGAAGATGTATATCAGCCTCGGCATGTTCTTTGGCGCCTTCATCGGAGCGGTGGCGAGCAAGGAATTCTACCTGCGGGTGCCACGCCGCCTGTCGGAGTGGGTGATGATCACCCTGGGCGGGCTGCTCATGGGGATCGGCATCCGGCTGGCCTTCGTCTGCAACGTCTCCACCTTCTTCGGCCTCACGCCCGAGATGAACCTGGGTGGCTATCTCGCCGTCTCCGGCATCATCGCCGGCGCCTGGGTCGGCTCCCTCATCTACAAGAAAATGCTGGAGGGTTGA
- a CDS encoding efflux transporter outer membrane subunit — protein MQKKNAVLLVFFLAGCAVGPDYVPPTLPLPSAWSRLDPQQVESRQEDPAGWWRKFDDPLLAALVEEALRAHPDIAAAVAKLRQARAQRIITAASHSPELSAAASMNRTDGSSQTGSGAVRRLYRAQFDASWELDLFGGVRRNVEAAEAEVEAAQANLAATRVSLAAETALAYVEARSLQNRLAIARDNLARQMETLQLTEWRARAGLASSQDVEQARANVEQTRAQVPLLAQNLAAAEDRLALLTGQPVAAVRERLATPGGLPAVPERLLVAIPADTLRQRPDVAAAERQLAAATARVGAAEAARLPRLTLSGSLGVEALTASALGEAGSGFSVLAAQMLAPLFDAGKRRAQVEVQDALREQAEAQYRKTVLTALSEVEDALGALASARAREASLVQAAEAIRNAALLARHRYQAGIIDFQSVLDTERSRLSVEDQLASARADRVTSMIRLYKAMGGGWAQGEKETP, from the coding sequence ATGCAGAAAAAGAACGCCGTCCTCCTTGTGTTTTTTCTTGCCGGCTGCGCCGTGGGTCCGGACTACGTGCCCCCCACCCTCCCGCTGCCTTCCGCCTGGTCCCGTCTCGATCCGCAGCAGGTGGAAAGCCGGCAGGAAGACCCCGCCGGCTGGTGGCGCAAATTCGATGATCCCCTGCTTGCCGCCCTGGTCGAGGAGGCCCTGCGCGCCCACCCCGACATTGCCGCGGCTGTGGCGAAGCTGCGCCAGGCGCGGGCACAGCGCATCATCACGGCGGCAAGCCACTCGCCGGAACTCTCCGCGGCGGCCTCAATGAATCGCACCGATGGCAGCAGCCAGACGGGCAGCGGCGCCGTGCGCAGACTCTACCGCGCGCAATTCGATGCCAGTTGGGAGCTCGACCTCTTCGGTGGCGTGCGCCGCAACGTGGAGGCGGCGGAGGCTGAAGTGGAAGCGGCGCAGGCCAACCTCGCCGCAACCCGGGTGAGTCTCGCTGCGGAGACGGCGCTCGCTTACGTGGAGGCACGCAGTCTCCAGAACCGGCTGGCCATCGCCCGCGACAACCTCGCCCGGCAGATGGAGACGTTGCAGCTCACCGAATGGCGCGCCCGCGCCGGGCTGGCGAGCAGCCAGGACGTGGAACAGGCACGCGCCAACGTGGAGCAGACCCGCGCCCAGGTGCCGCTCCTTGCCCAGAATCTTGCCGCCGCCGAGGACCGCCTGGCCCTGCTCACGGGCCAGCCAGTAGCCGCCGTGCGGGAGCGGCTCGCCACCCCCGGCGGACTGCCGGCGGTGCCAGAACGCCTGCTGGTCGCCATTCCCGCCGACACCCTGCGCCAGCGGCCGGACGTGGCTGCGGCGGAGCGTCAGCTCGCCGCCGCCACGGCGCGGGTGGGGGCAGCCGAAGCGGCCAGGCTGCCCCGCCTCACCCTTTCCGGCAGCCTGGGCGTGGAGGCCCTTACCGCCTCCGCCCTGGGTGAGGCGGGCAGCGGTTTTTCCGTTCTGGCGGCACAGATGCTCGCCCCTCTTTTCGATGCCGGCAAACGCCGCGCCCAGGTGGAAGTGCAGGATGCCCTGCGGGAGCAGGCGGAAGCCCAATACCGCAAGACCGTGCTCACCGCCCTCAGCGAAGTGGAGGATGCCCTCGGCGCGCTCGCCAGCGCCCGGGCGCGGGAGGCGAGCCTTGTTCAGGCCGCCGAGGCCATCCGCAACGCCGCGCTTCTGGCACGCCACCGTTACCAGGCCGGCATCATTGATTTCCAGTCGGTGCTGGATACGGAACGAAGCCGTCTCAGCGTGGAGGATCAGCTCGCCAGCGCCCGCGCCGACCGGGTCACCAGCATGATCCGCCTCTACAAGGCCATGGGCGGCGGCTGGGCGCAAGGAGAAAAGGAAACGCCATGA
- the mtnA gene encoding S-methyl-5-thioribose-1-phosphate isomerase → MRINGEPTRSIRALADQSGVVIIDQTKLPHRLEFRVLTTLEEAAQAIATMQVRGAPLIGATAAYGVALALAEDASETGLDTACARLLATRPTAVNLRWAVERMQERLRPLAARERREAAWGEAAAICEEDVTINEAIGRHGLPLLAALYGRLGRRLNIMTHCNAGWLATVDWGTALAPVYMAFDAGIPVHVWVSETRPRNQGAALTAWELGAHGVPHTVIADNAAGHLMQRGEVDVVIVGADRVSRNGDVANKIGTYLKALAARDNGVPFYVAVPGPTIDWRCAEGRAIPIEARAAREVTHVAGLDETAMVREVRITPAASPAANPAFDVTPAHLVSGLITERGVLAPQAAALRQAYPEHHD, encoded by the coding sequence ATGAGAATCAACGGCGAACCCACCCGCAGCATCCGCGCCCTTGCCGATCAGAGCGGGGTGGTGATCATCGATCAGACGAAACTGCCCCATCGCCTGGAATTCCGCGTGCTCACCACCCTCGAGGAGGCGGCGCAGGCGATCGCCACCATGCAGGTGCGTGGCGCGCCCCTGATCGGTGCCACCGCCGCCTATGGGGTGGCCCTGGCCCTTGCCGAAGATGCCTCAGAAACCGGTCTGGATACCGCCTGCGCGCGCCTGCTGGCCACCCGTCCCACGGCGGTGAATCTGCGCTGGGCGGTGGAGCGCATGCAGGAACGCCTGCGGCCCCTAGCTGCCCGCGAGCGCCGCGAGGCCGCGTGGGGCGAAGCCGCCGCCATCTGCGAGGAGGACGTCACCATCAATGAAGCCATCGGCCGCCACGGCCTGCCGCTCTTAGCAGCTCTCTACGGCCGGCTGGGGCGCAGACTCAACATCATGACCCATTGCAATGCGGGCTGGCTGGCAACAGTGGACTGGGGCACGGCGCTTGCGCCCGTGTATATGGCCTTCGATGCGGGCATCCCTGTCCACGTCTGGGTGAGTGAGACCCGCCCCCGCAACCAGGGCGCCGCCCTCACCGCCTGGGAGCTCGGCGCCCATGGCGTGCCCCACACCGTCATCGCCGACAATGCGGCCGGCCATCTGATGCAGCGGGGTGAGGTGGATGTGGTCATCGTCGGTGCCGACCGGGTGAGCCGCAATGGCGATGTGGCCAACAAGATCGGCACCTATCTCAAGGCCCTCGCCGCCCGGGACAACGGTGTGCCCTTCTATGTGGCAGTACCCGGTCCCACCATCGACTGGCGCTGCGCCGAGGGACGGGCCATTCCCATCGAGGCGCGCGCCGCGCGGGAGGTGACCCATGTGGCGGGGCTCGATGAAACGGCAATGGTACGCGAAGTGCGCATCACCCCCGCGGCAAGCCCCGCCGCCAATCCCGCCTTCGATGTGACGCCGGCGCACCTCGTTAGCGGACTCATCACGGAGCGCGGCGTGCTGGCTCCCCAGGCCGCTGCCCTGCGCCAGGCCTATCCGGAACACCATGACTGA
- a CDS encoding efflux transporter outer membrane subunit translates to MPELRLPLTSVALALVAALAGCTPLPLVRPEPPLPATFPETGEAPTPLPVWRDYYREPALQQLIEAALAHNRDLRLAAARVAEARALAGLARADRLPTVEAQASANRARLPRDLSGTGTPRIADRYDVGLGVTAFEMDFWGRVASLDEAARAQYLASEEAQRAFRVGLIGDVALAWYQLGELAERQRLAEETLKNRSASLALLQKRRDVGLASELEVLAAEGLVESVRAQAAELRRQRAQVENALALLTAHAVPLPLPALTPQAMRLTPGLPSDTLLARPDVRAAEQRLLAAHANVAAARAAFFPRIVLTASIGTASAALSGLFDAGSGVWLFQPVLRLPLFDAGRLEGALDLAEARKVAAVADYEKAVQQAFREVADALAARAAYAEEVQALEGVLAAQRARLARVEARQRAGLGSYLEVLDAARDTFNAEQSLVTARRLLLASEAALYKALGGGAQ, encoded by the coding sequence ATGCCTGAGCTGCGCCTCCCCCTTACAAGCGTTGCGCTTGCCCTCGTGGCGGCGCTGGCCGGCTGTACCCCACTGCCCCTGGTGCGCCCCGAACCGCCGCTTCCGGCGACCTTCCCGGAGACGGGCGAAGCCCCAACACCTCTGCCCGTCTGGCGCGATTACTATCGGGAGCCTGCCCTGCAGCAGCTCATCGAGGCGGCGCTTGCCCACAACCGTGACCTGCGCCTTGCCGCGGCGCGGGTGGCGGAAGCGCGGGCGCTGGCCGGACTCGCCCGCGCCGACCGGCTGCCCACCGTGGAGGCGCAGGCCTCGGCGAACCGCGCGCGCCTGCCCCGGGACCTCTCCGGCACCGGTACCCCGCGCATTGCCGACCGTTACGACGTGGGGCTTGGGGTGACCGCCTTCGAGATGGATTTCTGGGGGCGGGTGGCCTCCCTCGATGAGGCGGCGCGCGCCCAGTATCTGGCCAGCGAGGAAGCGCAGCGCGCCTTCCGTGTCGGCCTCATCGGCGATGTCGCCCTTGCCTGGTATCAACTGGGCGAACTGGCCGAACGACAGCGGCTTGCCGAAGAGACCCTGAAAAACCGCAGCGCAAGCCTCGCGCTGCTGCAAAAGCGCAGGGACGTGGGGCTTGCCAGCGAGCTGGAGGTGTTGGCCGCAGAGGGCCTGGTCGAGTCGGTGCGGGCCCAGGCTGCCGAACTGCGCCGCCAGCGCGCGCAGGTGGAAAACGCTCTGGCTTTGCTCACCGCCCACGCCGTGCCGCTGCCGCTACCGGCCCTCACGCCCCAGGCCATGCGGCTCACCCCCGGGCTGCCCTCCGACACACTCCTTGCCCGTCCCGACGTGCGCGCCGCGGAACAGCGCCTGCTCGCCGCCCACGCCAACGTCGCCGCCGCGCGCGCCGCCTTCTTCCCCCGCATCGTCCTCACCGCCAGCATCGGCACTGCCAGTGCGGCACTTTCCGGTTTGTTCGATGCCGGCAGTGGTGTCTGGTTGTTCCAGCCGGTCTTGCGCCTGCCCCTCTTCGACGCCGGGCGCCTCGAGGGGGCCCTCGATCTCGCCGAAGCGCGCAAGGTGGCGGCAGTGGCCGATTATGAAAAGGCCGTGCAGCAGGCCTTCCGCGAGGTGGCCGATGCCCTCGCCGCCCGCGCCGCCTACGCCGAAGAGGTGCAGGCGCTGGAAGGGGTGCTTGCCGCCCAGCGCGCCCGGCTGGCGCGGGTGGAAGCCCGGCAGCGGGCGGGCCTCGGCAGTTATCTGGAAGTCCTCGACGCGGCACGGGACACGTTCAACGCGGAGCAGTCCCTGGTCACCGCCCGCCGTCTGCTGTTGGCAAGCGAGGCGGCCCTCTACAAGGCCCTGGGGGGTGGCGCCCAGTGA
- a CDS encoding sulfurtransferase, whose protein sequence is MKTLASLRATLLGACALLFFWSMSALAATPLVDVEWVKANLHKPGIVFLDLQPMADHLRGHIPGAVNTDFEKGGWREERARDKVPDMLPEDLNKLAAMIGKLGIDNNTHVVIVPPGQSNIDMGWATRIYWTFKVLGHDEVSILNGGMKAYTADKKNPLETGPVTPQPKTFTVHFRREYLATVDDVKEALANKKVVLVDLRPEDQYVGINRNPKASMNGTLPGAKNLPSPWLTENAGGTFRNLQQLRELAKIAGIPTSGPEIAFCNTGHFAANGWFVLHELLGNKDVKLYDGSMVEWTLTKAGPVEQKVKLP, encoded by the coding sequence ATGAAAACCCTCGCCTCCCTGCGCGCCACCCTCCTCGGGGCCTGCGCGCTTCTTTTCTTCTGGTCCATGAGTGCACTTGCCGCCACGCCGCTGGTGGATGTGGAGTGGGTCAAGGCCAACCTGCACAAACCCGGCATCGTCTTCCTCGACCTGCAGCCAATGGCCGACCATCTGCGCGGCCACATCCCCGGCGCCGTCAATACCGATTTCGAGAAGGGCGGCTGGCGTGAGGAACGCGCCCGGGACAAGGTGCCGGACATGCTGCCGGAAGACCTCAACAAACTGGCGGCGATGATCGGCAAACTGGGCATCGACAACAACACCCACGTGGTAATCGTGCCCCCCGGCCAATCCAACATCGACATGGGATGGGCCACACGCATCTACTGGACGTTCAAGGTGCTGGGCCACGATGAGGTCTCCATCCTCAACGGCGGCATGAAGGCCTACACCGCGGACAAGAAAAACCCGCTGGAGACCGGCCCGGTCACGCCGCAGCCCAAAACCTTCACTGTCCACTTCCGCCGCGAATATCTGGCCACCGTGGATGACGTCAAGGAAGCCCTGGCGAACAAGAAAGTCGTTCTCGTCGATCTGCGGCCGGAAGACCAGTACGTGGGCATTAACCGCAATCCCAAGGCCAGCATGAACGGCACGCTGCCCGGCGCCAAAAACCTGCCCTCGCCGTGGCTGACCGAAAACGCCGGCGGCACCTTCCGCAATCTGCAGCAGTTGCGCGAGCTGGCGAAAATCGCAGGTATCCCCACCAGCGGCCCGGAAATCGCCTTCTGCAACACCGGACATTTCGCCGCCAATGGCTGGTTCGTGCTCCATGAACTGCTGGGCAACAAAGACGTCAAGCTCTACGACGGCTCCATGGTGGAGTGGACCCTGACCAAGGCCGGCCCGGTGGAACAGAAGGTGAAACTGCCCTGA
- a CDS encoding DUF202 domain-containing protein translates to MSDLNDPRVFFAAERTLMAWNRTGLTLMAFGFVLERFGLFLHVLRATPQAVGRDLSFWIGVGFILLGLAAMVFSIRQYQRVLATLKPVEIPERYHTRGGILLNLAVTLLGFALLAYLFSEL, encoded by the coding sequence ATGTCCGATCTCAACGACCCACGCGTTTTCTTCGCCGCCGAACGCACCCTGATGGCGTGGAACCGCACGGGGCTCACCCTCATGGCGTTCGGCTTCGTCCTGGAGCGCTTCGGGCTTTTCCTGCACGTCCTGCGGGCAACCCCCCAGGCGGTGGGGCGTGATCTTTCTTTCTGGATCGGGGTCGGTTTCATCCTGCTGGGGCTTGCCGCGATGGTCTTCTCCATCCGTCAGTATCAGCGGGTACTCGCCACCCTGAAGCCGGTGGAGATTCCCGAGCGCTATCACACCCGCGGCGGCATCCTCCTCAACCTCGCCGTCACCCTGCTGGGGTTTGCTTTGCTGGCCTATCTCTTTTCCGAGCTGTGA
- a CDS encoding glutathione peroxidase translates to MRYSLFFVLLAGMHVMWPFTTKADTGSAHDFTFTTLIGNAPLPVSQFKGKVILVVNTASNCGFTPQYEGLEALYRKYRDRGLVVLGVPSNDFGGQEPGSSDEIASFCRVNYGVTFPMAAKVHVTGENAHPFYRFARERFGLPGAPKWNFHKYLIAPDGRLVDYFHSHVAPDSPRLIKAIEALLSEVR, encoded by the coding sequence ATGCGGTACAGTCTTTTTTTTGTCCTCTTGGCGGGAATGCACGTGATGTGGCCCTTCACCACCAAAGCCGACACTGGCAGTGCTCACGATTTCACCTTCACCACCCTGATCGGCAACGCACCGCTGCCCGTCTCCCAGTTCAAAGGCAAGGTCATTTTGGTGGTCAACACCGCCTCCAACTGTGGCTTCACGCCCCAGTACGAAGGCCTGGAAGCCCTTTACCGCAAATACCGCGACCGGGGACTGGTGGTCCTGGGTGTACCCAGCAATGACTTCGGCGGCCAGGAACCCGGCAGCAGCGATGAGATCGCCAGTTTCTGCCGCGTCAACTACGGCGTCACCTTCCCCATGGCGGCGAAGGTGCACGTGACGGGTGAGAACGCCCACCCCTTCTACCGCTTCGCGAGGGAACGGTTCGGGCTTCCCGGTGCCCCCAAATGGAATTTCCACAAATACCTGATCGCGCCGGACGGGCGGCTGGTGGACTATTTCCATTCCCACGTGGCGCCGGACTCCCCGCGCCTCATCAAAGCGATCGAAGCGCTGCTTTCGGAAGTGCGTTGA
- a CDS encoding rhodanese-like domain-containing protein, with amino-acid sequence MRWLPLLLLALVTLPARGELALRGIAPPVTGEAVVIDVRPAALCQTRSVAGARCLPAAEFLDGRGQLAPWREILWLFTTVRLDGRETVVVIGDEATDRRFVAGLLWLAGQRRVELIEQPVAALLAAGWRAGAGQARDFARRTAYLAAMREREIVMPGEVCPRGTVRLGDPRLALAHWVKARLTGSSVPVRLEATV; translated from the coding sequence ATGCGGTGGCTGCCCCTCTTGCTCCTCGCCCTCGTCACCCTGCCCGCCCGCGGCGAACTTGCGCTGCGCGGGATCGCACCCCCGGTGACCGGCGAAGCAGTGGTGATCGACGTGCGGCCGGCCGCGCTATGCCAGACCCGCTCGGTGGCGGGAGCGCGCTGCCTGCCGGCTGCGGAATTCCTCGATGGGCGCGGGCAGCTTGCCCCCTGGCGCGAAATCCTGTGGCTGTTCACCACCGTGCGCCTCGATGGCAGGGAGACGGTGGTGGTCATCGGTGATGAGGCCACCGACCGCCGTTTCGTCGCGGGGCTGCTCTGGCTTGCCGGTCAGCGCAGGGTGGAACTCATCGAGCAGCCGGTGGCGGCGCTGCTGGCCGCCGGCTGGCGCGCGGGCGCAGGGCAGGCGCGCGACTTTGCCCGGCGCACCGCCTACCTCGCCGCCATGCGCGAGCGGGAGATCGTCATGCCCGGTGAGGTGTGCCCCCGAGGCACGGTGCGCCTGGGGGATCCCCGCCTGGCCCTCGCCCACTGGGTGAAGGCACGGCTTACGGGAAGCTCGGTTCCTGTCCGGCTGGAGGCAACGGTATGA
- a CDS encoding fructose-1,6-bisphosphatase — MKVTVSVIKADIGSIGGHIAPSAALLDRVRHHVASQGRELLIDFNVTHTGDDIAILMTHTRGVKDEAIHRLAWDAFVAGTETAKAQGLYGAGQDLLKDSFSGNVHGMGPACAEMEFEERPNEPFLFFAADKTDPGAFNFPLYAAFADPMNTPGLMLSPKMAEGFRFVIMDVNHTEGDRIIELNAPEELYDIAALLRDPERYVVESVWSRATGEQAVAVATSRLHNIAGKYTGKDDPVMLVRVQMNFPATGEVLAPYAVGHFVAGCMRGSHQMPLMPVPLNTGTSYFDGPPIVSCAAYAMHAGRLTEALDAFAHPFWNAVRDKVSQKAVDMRRQGFFGAAMLPMAELEYTGIMEKLAKLEPRFVVRS, encoded by the coding sequence ATGAAAGTCACCGTTTCCGTCATCAAGGCCGACATCGGTTCCATCGGCGGGCACATCGCGCCTTCCGCCGCCCTCCTTGACCGCGTGCGCCATCACGTGGCGAGCCAGGGTAGGGAACTGCTCATCGATTTCAACGTGACCCACACCGGGGACGACATCGCCATTCTCATGACCCACACGCGGGGCGTGAAGGACGAGGCCATCCATCGCCTGGCCTGGGATGCCTTCGTCGCCGGCACCGAGACGGCCAAGGCCCAGGGCCTCTATGGCGCCGGTCAGGACCTGCTCAAGGATTCCTTCTCCGGCAACGTGCATGGCATGGGGCCGGCCTGTGCGGAAATGGAATTCGAGGAGCGGCCCAACGAACCCTTTCTTTTCTTCGCCGCCGACAAGACCGATCCCGGCGCCTTCAACTTCCCCCTCTATGCCGCCTTCGCCGATCCCATGAACACGCCGGGGCTCATGCTCTCGCCCAAGATGGCCGAGGGCTTCCGCTTCGTCATCATGGACGTGAATCACACCGAGGGAGACCGCATCATCGAGCTCAATGCGCCGGAGGAGCTCTACGACATTGCGGCGCTTTTGCGTGATCCGGAGCGTTATGTGGTGGAATCCGTCTGGTCCCGCGCCACCGGGGAGCAGGCGGTGGCGGTGGCCACCTCGCGGCTGCACAACATCGCCGGCAAATACACGGGCAAGGACGATCCGGTGATGCTGGTCCGGGTGCAGATGAATTTCCCGGCCACGGGGGAGGTCCTCGCGCCCTATGCCGTGGGCCATTTCGTCGCCGGCTGCATGCGCGGGTCGCATCAGATGCCGCTGATGCCGGTGCCCCTCAATACCGGCACCAGCTATTTCGACGGGCCGCCCATCGTCAGCTGCGCCGCCTATGCCATGCACGCAGGGCGCCTCACCGAGGCGCTCGATGCCTTTGCCCATCCCTTCTGGAATGCGGTGCGCGACAAGGTGAGCCAGAAGGCGGTGGACATGCGCCGCCAGGGCTTCTTCGGCGCGGCCATGCTGCCCATGGCGGAGCTGGAATACACGGGCATCATGGAAAAGCTGGCAAAGCTCGAGCCGCGCTTCGTGGTGCGCAGCTAG
- a CDS encoding ribbon-helix-helix domain-containing protein codes for MRIFVEENDALDHMFNACTTAQITEFIPEKRGFRIHGHSTTIALERAFWNVLEDMARELNLTLPKLIQRVHDGCLVANDKNIASCLRVICVKWLMIYSQGGAADTASLLG; via the coding sequence ATGAGAATCTTCGTCGAGGAAAACGACGCCCTCGATCACATGTTCAATGCCTGCACCACGGCGCAGATCACGGAATTCATCCCGGAAAAGCGGGGTTTCCGCATCCATGGCCACAGCACCACCATCGCCCTCGAGCGGGCCTTCTGGAACGTGCTGGAGGACATGGCGCGGGAGCTCAACCTCACCCTGCCCAAGCTCATCCAGCGAGTCCACGATGGCTGCCTGGTGGCCAACGACAAGAACATCGCCTCCTGCCTGCGGGTGATCTGCGTCAAATGGCTGATGATCTACAGCCAGGGCGGCGCGGCAGACACGGCATCCCTGCTGGGCTGA